Genomic window (Deltaproteobacteria bacterium):
GATAGTGCGTTCGACAATATCGGCAACCAGCGCCTCGAATTCACCGCGGGTGAGCCGGCGGGACACGTCGAGTCGCAGTGCCGGCAACGACAACCGAAGCGTGGTCTCCATCGCTTCGGTCAACGCGATCTTGGCAAACTCAGTCGCGCGCGTCGCGCTGCTCACGACCTCGGGATGGTCGCGCAGATTGGGCGCCACCAGCTCGAGCAGCAGCGAGGCGAGGCGGCGGTCCAAGTCGTCGCCACCGAGTCGCGTGTCGCCGTTGGTGGCCAACACCTGAAAGATCCCTTCGTGCAATTTGAGAATCGAAATGTCGAACGTACCGCCACCGAAATCGTAGACGGCGATGGTCCCCTGATGGCGTTGATCAAGTCCGTACGCCAACGACGCGGCGGTCGGCTCGTTCACCAACCGCAGCACCTCGAGTCCGGCCAAGCGCCCGGCGTCTTTGGTCGCCTGCCGTTGACTGTCGTTGAAGTACGCCGGAACGGTAATCACGACGCGCGTGACCGATTCACCGAGCGCTGCTTCGGCGCGCCGCTTGAGCTCGGTCAGAATGAACGCGGAGATCTCCGGTGGCGTGTATCTGCGATCATGAATCTGAAAGCGAACAATATCCGCGCCATCGGCTTCAGCGAAAGTGTAGTAGCCGCGATCTTCGTCAGTGACGTGGTTGAGACCGAGCCCCATGAACCGCTTAACCGACGCGATCGTGAGGCGCGGGACGCGTGCGGCCAGCTCGCGCGCCGCCGTGCCGACCACGACCTCGCCGGGCTCGGGAAATGCCACCACCGACGGAACGAGCGCGGACCCGGTCAGCGAATCGCGGATGACGTGCGGCCTATCACCATCGAGATACGCGATCAGACTGTTCGTAGTGCCGAGGTCGATCCCGAAAATCCGGTCCATCACCCTTCCAACTCTTTGTCCACGTCGCGCATCAGTGTGCGCAGATACTTCAGGGTGGACAGGATGGATTTGAGTTCTTGCGTCAGACTGGCCGCGCCCGCACCCGCCGCATCCCAACGAGCGAAGTTGTCGTCCAATTGAGCGCGCAACACCTCGGCGCGCTGCCCGAGATCGGTACGCCGCGCGCAGACTTCATCGCGGAGTGTCACGTTGTGCGCGTCCTCACGCAGCGCTTCGAGCTGTTCTTGCACCTCGAACACCAGCGCTGCGAGTTCGGCGGGCACGCGGTTGTTGTTGCTGCCCAGTGTTTCGCCCTGCAGGCTGAGCCAATAGAGTCCCCGCTCGATGGGATCGCGGAGCGTTCGGTAGGCGCGGTTCAACGATGCCGTATTGCCCAAGCTGGCGATGCGTGCCGGCGCGGGACCAGTTTGAAACTTGTCGGGATGCAGCCGGCGACTGAGGTCGAAGTAGCGGCGTTCGAGCGCGCCGCGATCAATGACGAGCCGGGGTTCGACCCCGAGGATCTGGAAGTAGTCCGTGTGCGCCGGCAGCGGTTGGATGGCGTCACACGACGGGCAGAACAGACTCGGGGCGTGGACTTTGCCACACTGCCAACAACGGGCCGGCTCCGCGCCCTCGCGCGCGGCTGGAGCGGAAGGATGCGAGGTCATCGATTCGTGCCCTATACTGTGAACGATGAGCCACAGCCGCAGGAGCGTTTGACGTTGGGGTTGTGCAAACTAAAGCCGGCGTTCATCAGCCCATCGGCGTAGTCGAGCTCGGTGCCGTTGAGGTAGAGGAAGCTCTTGCGGTCGACCAACACCTTCGCGCCGTCGCGTTCGAAAGTCTTGTCGCCGGGTCGTTCGGTGTCGACATCCATTTTGTACTGCAAGCCGGAGCAGCCGCCACCCACCACTTTGAGACGCAATCCGTGGTCGAGCTTCTGCTGCTGCGCCAACAGCGCCTGGATTTTCTTCACCGCATTCTCGCTCAACGCGATGGCCACGCTCGTCCTCCTGAAATTATTTGCCAGCGGCGGCGCGTGCGGGTTCGATCGAGGTCTCGCCCTTGCGCTTTTGCCAATCGCGGACGGCTGCCTTGATCGCGTCCTCGGCCAGCACCGAGCAGTGAATCTTGACCGGCGGCAGGCTCAGCTCTTCGACGATGTGGCTGTTCTTGATCTGCAGCGCCTCGTCGGTGGTCTTCCCCTTCACCAATTCGGTGACGTAGCTTGAACTGGCGATGGCACTGCCGCAGCCGAACGTCTTGAAGCGCGCATCTTCGATCACGCCGGCCGGGCTGATCTTGAGCTGCAACTTCATCACGTCGCCACACTCGGGTGCGCCGACGATACCCGTGCCGATATTCTCCTCGTCCTTGCCGAACGAGCCCACGTTGCGAGGGTTCTCGTAGTGGTCAATGACTTTGTCGCTGTATGCCATGAGCATCCTCCTCGATTCGGTGAACTACTCTCGCTGCCCCGGCGAGACTACTCTCGCTGCCATTGATACGACTTGAGATCGACCCCGTCTTTCGCCATCTCGTACAGTGGCGACATGTCGCGCAGCCGCCGCACTTCGTGCACGACGCGCTCAAGAACGTAGTCGACATCTTCCTCGGTGTTGAAGCGACCGAGACCGAAACGGATCGACGTGTGCGCCAGATCCTCCCCCACCCCCAGAGCCTTGAGCACGTAGGACGGTTCGAGCGTCGCCGAGGTGCATGCCGATCCCGACGACACGGCGATGTCTTTCAAGCCCATCAGCAACGATTCGCCCTCGACGAACGCAAAGCTGACGTTGAGATTGCCCGCCAGCCGCTGGGTGGGATGGCCGTTGAGATAAACTTCATCGAGCTGCGAGAAGATGCCTTCGTGCAACCGCTGGCGCAGGTGGAGCATGCGGCCTTGCTCGGTTTCCATTTCGGCACCGGCGAGTTCACAGGCCTTGCCGAAGCCGACGATGCTGGGGACGTTCAGCGTTCCGGAGCGCATACCGCGCTCGTGTCCGCCACCATCCATCATCGGCGTCAGCCGCACCCGTGGCCCCTTCGAGCGAACGTAGAGTGCGCCGCAACCCTTGGGCCCATACAACTTGTGGCCGGTCAGCGACATGAGATCGATGCCCATCGCCTCCACGTCCACCGGCACCTTACCGATCGCTTGCACAGCATCAGAGTGAAACAGGATGCCCTTCTCCTTGGCGAGCTTGCCGATCTCTTTGATTGGATTGATCGTGCCGATTTCGTTGTTGGCGAACATGAGCGAGATCAGGATGGTCTTGTCGGTGATCGCCTTGCGCACGGCGTCGGGATCGACCATTCCATACTGATCGACTGGCAGATACGTGACCTGCGCCCTGCCCGTCCGCTCCAACATCTTGCAGGTATCGAGCACGGCCTTGTGCTCGGTGACCGCCGTGATGATGTGAGTGCCCTTCTCCTTGTAAAAGTCCACCACGCCCTTGATGGCGAGGTTGTCGGACTCGGTGGCGCCGCTGGTAAAGATGATCTCCTTCGACTTCGCATTGATGAGTTTGGCAATCAGATCGCGTGCGTGGTCGACGCCCGCCTCCGCCTCCCAACCGAACGCGTGATTGCGACTCGCCGCGTTGCCGAACTTTTCGGTGAAGTACGGCCGCATCGCCTCCAGCACCCGCGGATCCATCTGGGTGGTGGCGTGATTGTCCATGTAAACCAAGCGACTCATCGCAATCTCCTTCCAAAAGCCAGACCCTATCGCTCCATCATCGCTTCGCTTCTGCGCCAACTCATCTATTAGCGGTTCATCGATTGTTGAGTTGGCGCGACGCGAGCAGCGAATCCAGACCTAGGAGGTCTAATATAGATTCCTCCCCGATCTGTCAAGATCAGCGACCCCGCGCGATACCATAGAAAAGACTGTCCGGCGCGTGGTATGCGCCCGTCCATGCCTAAAACACCGCCTAAAACACTGCCCAAAACACCGCGCAGAACACCGACCGTGCCGCCATCACGCCGGCTGGCTACCATCATCTTGCGGCTCAAGCAGGCGTACCCAGACGCCAAGATCGCCCTGGACTTTTCCTCGCCGCTCGAACTGCTGGTCGCCCTCATCCTGGCGGCGCAATGCACAGACGCCAAGGTCAACGAAGTCACCGGGTCGCTCCTCTTCAAGAAGTATCGAACCATCGCCGATTACGCGCGGGTGTCGCAGGAGGAGTTGGAGCAAGACATCCGATCCACTGGTTTCTACCGCAACAAGGCGATGGCGGTGCGTACCTGCTGCCAGCAACTCATCGAGCGCTTCGACGGGAAAATTCCGACCCGGCTCGAAGATCTGCTGACGCTGCGCGGGGTCGGCCGCAAGACCGCTAACATCTTGCTGGGCAACGCCTTCGGAGTGCCCGGCATCGGCGTCGACACGCATGTGTCGCGCTTGTCGCAACGCCTTGGGTTCACCAGGCAGACCGACCCGGACAAGATCGAGGGCGACCTCGCCGCGCTGGTCCCTACCAAGGAACAGGTCAAATTCTGTCACCTGATTCAAGCACACGGGCGGCGGGTGTGCTTCGCGCGCAAGCCGAACTGTCCCGCGTGCACCATCGCCGACAGTTGTCCGTATCCCGACAAGACCATCGCTGTGCCAGCGAAACCGAAACGCCCGGCCTTCGGGCGTAAGCCGGGTGAGATGTAGCGCTCAGTCGTCGCGCGATCGATCCCCGAGCACCGCGTCGATTCGCCCCATCACCTCTGCCGTCAGCTTCGGAACGACATCAAGAGCCTTCATGTTCTCGTGCACCTGTGATGCGCGGCTCGCCCCAGTGATCACCGTACTGACGTTCGGATTCTTCAGACACCACGCCAAGGCCAACTGCGCCTGCGAGCAGCCGAGATCACCGGCGATCGGTCGCAGCTGCTTCACCTTCGCGACGCGCTCCGGCGTGATCACGGTCTCCTTGAGCCACTCGTAACCTTGCAGCGCCGCGCGGCTGTCGGTCGGAACACCATCGTTGTACTTGCCGGTGAGTAACCCCGACGCCAGCGGGCTCCAGATGGTCGTGCCGTAGCCGAGCTCCTTGTACAGCGGCGCATACTCATTCTCGACGCGGCGGCGATGGAACATGTGGTACTGCGGCTGCTCCATGCTCGGCGGCGTCAAGTCGTACTGGCGCGCGATCGTGTCGGCGCGCATGATGTCCGCCGCGCTCCACTCCGACGTTCCCCAGTAGAACACCTTGCCCTGCTTGATCAGCACGTCCATCGCACGCACGGTCTCCTCGATCGGCGTATCGGGATCCGGTCGATGGCAGAAGAGCAAGTCGATGTAGTCCGTCTGCAAACGCCTCAGCGCCTTGTGCGTGCCCTCGATGAGATGCTTGTGCGACAGGCCACTATCGTTCGGCCCATTGCCGCCCCAAAACAGCTTCGTCGAAATCACCAGCTTCTCGCGCCGCCATCCGAGCTGCTTGATGACGTTGCCCATCACGACTTCCGCGTTGCCGCGCGCGTAGGCCTCGGCGTTGTCGAAAAAGTTCACGCCCGCTTCGTAGGCAGCGGTCATGCACTCGCGCGCGCCGTCTTCGCCGACTTGTCCGCCGTAGGTGACCCACGCTCCGAGCGACAGCTCGCTTACTTTGATCCCTGCCTTCCCCAATCGACGATAGTTCATTGGCGTCCCCTCCGATCAGATTCCCTACAGTCCCGTAGGTCGATTGCCGATGATGCCATCGGCGCGCAACGCTGCGAGTTCGGCGTCACTGAGCCCGAGTAGCTCGCGAAGGATCTCCTCGCTGTGTTCGCCCAGTGTCGGCGACGGGCGGTGGTACCACGCTGCGCGATCCGACGGAAGCCGCACCGGCAACGTCGGAAACTCGTGCTTGCCGACCACTGAGTGAGTCACCGCCTCGAAGAAGCCGCGCGCCCGCAGTTGCGGATTTCGGCCGAGCGCCGCGGCTGACATCACCGGCGCGGCGGGAACTCCACGCGCGAGGAGCGCTTCGGCGAGCGTCTCCGCATCGCAATCAATACACCAGGCAGCGATGTTACGATCAATCTGGTCGTGCTGAGCGCGCCGGCCCTCGGCGCTCGCGAGATCGGCGGCACCCCCCCACCTCGGCGCGTCCATCACCTCGACGAGCGCCTGCCACTGCGCATCAGTCGTCACCGCCAACGCGAGCCAGCGATCACCGCCGCGACAGGGGTAGAGATTCTGCGGTGCGCCCACCGGCCCCCGGTTCCCGTCGCGCGTGAGCTGCACGCCATACGCGCCGTGTTCGAGCACGACCTCGGCAGCGGCATTGAGCGCGGCCTCGACCATCGTCGCTTCGATGAGCTGACCGCGCCCGCTACGCTCACGATGTTCGAGCGCCACCAGCAACGCGGCGACGGCGTGCAAGCCGGCGAGTGGATCGCATGGTCCGCGTGGAATCACCGGCGCACCGTCGGCAAACCCAGTCAGCCACGCCATGCCCGAGATCTGCTCCATCGTCTGCGCGAAGCCGACGCGCTCCCGCCATGGCCCGTCGAGACCGAATGCCGGCATGCGCACCATGATCAGACGCGGATTCGCCACCGCGAGTTCGTCGTAGACGATGCCGAGGTTGTCCATCACTCGCGGTGAAAAATTTTCGATCGCCACGTCCGATTGGGCCAGCAGACGTTTCACCAATGTGACGCCCGCCGGCCGCGTGAGATCGAGCGTAACGCTGCGCTTGCCCAGGTTGACGCCTTGAAAGAGCGCGCCCCATTCCCACCACTGATCGGTGGTCGGCGGTTTCACGCTCTGCAAACGCATGCCGTCGGGGCGCTGGATCGATTCGATCTTGATGACGTCGGCGCCCATCGCGGCAAGATAGTGCGTCGCGAACGGCCCGGCCCAGAACGCGGTGAAGTCGATGACACGCAATCCCGCGAGCGCCCCACTCCGCCCCCTCTCCCCCCGGGAGAGGGCTTGGGTGAGGGGGATGTGATGAGGAGATGTGTCCTGCCATGCCGCCGCATGCTCGCCCAACTTCGGCGCCGGCGAGAATGGACGCAGCGACGCGTCCGACATCCGATACGGTGGCCGCGGCTGCACGAAGTTCGTCCCCGGATGCTGAACGAACGCGCCGCGCGCGACGAAGTGATCGAAACGCGGTACGGTCTCGCCCGTGCCCAGCGCGCCGACCGGGACGCGCAACGCGGCGGCACGCTCAATGATTTCATCGACGGTGTGCTGCTTCGTCCACGCTTGCACGAACGCATGCACTTCATCCGCGCGACGCAGTCGCCCATCCCAGCGCGCGAGATCCTCGTCGTCGAGCAGATCCGGGCGCTCGACTAGCACAAGGAAGTCACGCCACTGCTGGCCCGTGATCGTGCAAAAGCCGATGTAGCCGTCCTTCGCGGATTCGATCGACGGAATCTCCAGGGTGCGACTGAACTGACTCGCTTGTCCCGCGAGGCTTTCCCAAACGGTGAGATTCGGCGCCATCGTCAGCGCCATGACTTCGAACAGCGACAGATCGACATGCTCGCCGCGTCCGCTGCGCCGCGTGCCATAGTACGCAGTGAGGGCCGCAACCGCGGCGTAGGCACCGCCCATCCATTCACCGAGCCTGCCGCCCGCTGCAATCGGCGGACGATCCATCGTGCCGCGTGCCGCCGTCGAACCGCACAACGCTTGCAATGTGAACTCCGTCGCCGGCCGATTGCTCCACGGCCCAGCGCCTCCGAACGGCGAGATCGACACGAGCGATGCGGCGCGGTTGCGCTGCCAGATCGCGTTCGGTTCGAGCCCGAGCGATTCAATCGTTCCGGGAGTCGTGCTCTCAATCACCAAGCCCGCGTGCGCAGCCAATGCCAGCAGTTGTTCGCAACCGCTCGCGCTCGTGTAGTCGACGACGGCGCTGCGCTTCGACGTATTGAGAAAACGAAAGAGCGCGCCGTCCTCACCCGGCGCAAGCGGCGTTCCTGACGCGGTCCAGCGGCGCAGCGGATCGCCGCCGGGCAGCTCGACCTTCAGCACATCCGCTCCCGCATCGGCGAGCAACTTGGTGCAATACGGCCCGGCGATCTCGGTAGACAGATCGATGACGCGCACCCCGGCGAGTGGTAGAGACATCGAATGCACCGAGCAACCTAGCAACGCAACGGCTTAACAACCTAACTCTTCGAGCAGCGCCTTTGCGTCCTTCAGATCACGCGTGTCGAATCCTTCGGTGAACCATTCGTACACCGGCGCCAGCAGATCGCGAGCGGCGGCGCGCCTACCCTGGCGTTGCCAGAGCCGCGCCAGGCTGGTGGCGGCGCGCAGCTCGAACGTCTTGGCCTCCTGCTGCCGGGCGATCTCCACCGCCTGGCCGAAGAGCGCCTCCGGCTCCTCGGCCGCATTGCCGTCTATGTCGACGAGAATCTCCGCCCGCAACCGGTGTAGATCGGCATCGAAGAAGTGCTGTGCCTGTTGCTTGGCTTGTGCGAGCCCGAGTCCGACCGCGCCCAGGGCGTCGTCATGGCGCCCGACCTTCCGGAGGCCCTCCGCGAATTTGGCGAGAATCCCGGGCGCTCCAACCCCACTCCCGATCTCAGCCAGATTGACTAACCCCTGCTGCATCTCCGCGATGCCCGCCTCGCCCTCGCCCAACTCGATCCGGGCATAGCCTCGCATCCACCTTCCCAGTCCCAGGTAGAACGGAATCCCGAGCCGTTCGCAGAGACCCACAAGTTCTTCGGCGCGTTCACTTATCCGGTCGAGCTCGGCGCGCTCGATATGGACAAGTCCAGCAAAGAAGAGAGCCTGCGCCAGACTGACCGGATGCGCCACGCGCTGCGCCAGCGCCACCGCCTCCTCGCTCAGAGCCAGCGCCCGGTCGAGATGGCCAAGGTACGTGTGACACTCGGACGCAGCCGCGTGGGCTTGGACGCCACGGTCGATTCCCATCGTATACGCCAGGGACCCGTGCGCGCTGGGATCGTACAAGCCGACGCTCTGCTCAAAATGGTACAGCGCCCGCGAGAAGTGGCCCTGGTAGAACAATGGGATGGCGACTTGGTAGTGAGCCGAAAGCAGGTCGAACGGATCTCCCGTCCGCTCAGCGGCTGCCAGGGCATCCTGCGCGACCTCGGCCGCGGTCGCGAGGTCACCTTTCACGAGATA
Coding sequences:
- the iscU gene encoding Fe-S cluster assembly scaffold IscU — translated: MAYSDKVIDHYENPRNVGSFGKDEENIGTGIVGAPECGDVMKLQLKISPAGVIEDARFKTFGCGSAIASSSYVTELVKGKTTDEALQIKNSHIVEELSLPPVKIHCSVLAEDAIKAAVRDWQKRKGETSIEPARAAAGK
- a CDS encoding CoA transferase; protein product: MSLPLAGVRVIDLSTEIAGPYCTKLLADAGADVLKVELPGGDPLRRWTASGTPLAPGEDGALFRFLNTSKRSAVVDYTSASGCEQLLALAAHAGLVIESTTPGTIESLGLEPNAIWQRNRAASLVSISPFGGAGPWSNRPATEFTLQALCGSTAARGTMDRPPIAAGGRLGEWMGGAYAAVAALTAYYGTRRSGRGEHVDLSLFEVMALTMAPNLTVWESLAGQASQFSRTLEIPSIESAKDGYIGFCTITGQQWRDFLVLVERPDLLDDEDLARWDGRLRRADEVHAFVQAWTKQHTVDEIIERAAALRVPVGALGTGETVPRFDHFVARGAFVQHPGTNFVQPRPPYRMSDASLRPFSPAPKLGEHAAAWQDTSPHHIPLTQALSRGERGRSGALAGLRVIDFTAFWAGPFATHYLAAMGADVIKIESIQRPDGMRLQSVKPPTTDQWWEWGALFQGVNLGKRSVTLDLTRPAGVTLVKRLLAQSDVAIENFSPRVMDNLGIVYDELAVANPRLIMVRMPAFGLDGPWRERVGFAQTMEQISGMAWLTGFADGAPVIPRGPCDPLAGLHAVAALLVALEHRERSGRGQLIEATMVEAALNAAAEVVLEHGAYGVQLTRDGNRGPVGAPQNLYPCRGGDRWLALAVTTDAQWQALVEVMDAPRWGGAADLASAEGRRAQHDQIDRNIAAWCIDCDAETLAEALLARGVPAAPVMSAAALGRNPQLRARGFFEAVTHSVVGKHEFPTLPVRLPSDRAAWYHRPSPTLGEHSEEILRELLGLSDAELAALRADGIIGNRPTGL
- the hscB gene encoding Fe-S protein assembly co-chaperone HscB, with product MTSHPSAPAAREGAEPARCWQCGKVHAPSLFCPSCDAIQPLPAHTDYFQILGVEPRLVIDRGALERRYFDLSRRLHPDKFQTGPAPARIASLGNTASLNRAYRTLRDPIERGLYWLSLQGETLGSNNNRVPAELAALVFEVQEQLEALREDAHNVTLRDEVCARRTDLGQRAEVLRAQLDDNFARWDAAGAGAASLTQELKSILSTLKYLRTLMRDVDKELEG
- a CDS encoding iron-sulfur cluster assembly accessory protein; the encoded protein is MALSENAVKKIQALLAQQQKLDHGLRLKVVGGGCSGLQYKMDVDTERPGDKTFERDGAKVLVDRKSFLYLNGTELDYADGLMNAGFSLHNPNVKRSCGCGSSFTV
- a CDS encoding aldo/keto reductase, which codes for MNYRRLGKAGIKVSELSLGAWVTYGGQVGEDGARECMTAAYEAGVNFFDNAEAYARGNAEVVMGNVIKQLGWRREKLVISTKLFWGGNGPNDSGLSHKHLIEGTHKALRRLQTDYIDLLFCHRPDPDTPIEETVRAMDVLIKQGKVFYWGTSEWSAADIMRADTIARQYDLTPPSMEQPQYHMFHRRRVENEYAPLYKELGYGTTIWSPLASGLLTGKYNDGVPTDSRAALQGYEWLKETVITPERVAKVKQLRPIAGDLGCSQAQLALAWCLKNPNVSTVITGASRASQVHENMKALDVVPKLTAEVMGRIDAVLGDRSRDD
- a CDS encoding IscS subfamily cysteine desulfurase, with product MSRLVYMDNHATTQMDPRVLEAMRPYFTEKFGNAASRNHAFGWEAEAGVDHARDLIAKLINAKSKEIIFTSGATESDNLAIKGVVDFYKEKGTHIITAVTEHKAVLDTCKMLERTGRAQVTYLPVDQYGMVDPDAVRKAITDKTILISLMFANNEIGTINPIKEIGKLAKEKGILFHSDAVQAIGKVPVDVEAMGIDLMSLTGHKLYGPKGCGALYVRSKGPRVRLTPMMDGGGHERGMRSGTLNVPSIVGFGKACELAGAEMETEQGRMLHLRQRLHEGIFSQLDEVYLNGHPTQRLAGNLNVSFAFVEGESLLMGLKDIAVSSGSACTSATLEPSYVLKALGVGEDLAHTSIRFGLGRFNTEEDVDYVLERVVHEVRRLRDMSPLYEMAKDGVDLKSYQWQRE
- the nth gene encoding endonuclease III; this encodes MPKTPPKTLPKTPRRTPTVPPSRRLATIILRLKQAYPDAKIALDFSSPLELLVALILAAQCTDAKVNEVTGSLLFKKYRTIADYARVSQEELEQDIRSTGFYRNKAMAVRTCCQQLIERFDGKIPTRLEDLLTLRGVGRKTANILLGNAFGVPGIGVDTHVSRLSQRLGFTRQTDPDKIEGDLAALVPTKEQVKFCHLIQAHGRRVCFARKPNCPACTIADSCPYPDKTIAVPAKPKRPAFGRKPGEM
- the hscA gene encoding Fe-S protein assembly chaperone HscA — protein: MDRIFGIDLGTTNSLIAYLDGDRPHVIRDSLTGSALVPSVVAFPEPGEVVVGTAARELAARVPRLTIASVKRFMGLGLNHVTDEDRGYYTFAEADGADIVRFQIHDRRYTPPEISAFILTELKRRAEAALGESVTRVVITVPAYFNDSQRQATKDAGRLAGLEVLRLVNEPTAASLAYGLDQRHQGTIAVYDFGGGTFDISILKLHEGIFQVLATNGDTRLGGDDLDRRLASLLLELVAPNLRDHPEVVSSATRATEFAKIALTEAMETTLRLSLPALRLDVSRRLTRGEFEALVADIVERTIVPCQQALKDAGLSRDAIDEVVLVGGSTRIPLVRRKVEEFFGRRPHTELNPDEVVALGAAVQAGVLSGRRSDMLLLDVVPLSLGIETMGGVMERIIERNTTIPVIARQQFTTYVDNQTAVDFHVLQGERELVRDNRSLARFKLHNIEPLPAGVPRLEVTFMIDANGILNVTARDERTGREQSIDVKPSYGLTDEAIERMLEESIDYAETDVIARLLIEARNDGAALVRASRKQIPHALSAERPAIDAAIVKLETALQGTDYNYIRDVTEELNQVTTPLAERLMDASIKEALEHKRVEEVA